The proteins below are encoded in one region of Canis lupus familiaris isolate Mischka breed German Shepherd chromosome 21, alternate assembly UU_Cfam_GSD_1.0, whole genome shotgun sequence:
- the TRIM22 gene encoding E3 ubiquitin-protein ligase TRIM22 isoform X1: MDFPAQANIQKDVTCPICLELLTMPLSLDCGHSFCQACITAKSMESGTHQGEEGTCPVCQCKYQFWNLRPNQPLANIAKKVRENMSPQKQKLCEVHGEKLLTFCKEDGKAICQHCAQSAEHRGHQIFFIEKVIKEYQEKLQAALKKLRKEHTKVEELEADIKEKRVSWKNHMQSERQRILKGFNEMRDILNSEEKKVLQKLEEDEVNVLDNLIVARDQFAQQKQCLRELISDIEHQIWGSSVDTVQDMINVMKRSESWTLKKPNIVSKKLKSTFLIPDLSGMLQVFKELTEVQCYWVDVMLKPVNAISNITISADKRQVTVVHNFPLKSIYPFDFSAFDILGCQHFSSGKYYWEVDVSGKIAWILGVYSKGRSLKRKGDSGFFFDPKVNHLDVYSRFKPQLGYWVIGLQNESEYKVFEESSTSDSKVLTLFMPVPPCRIGVFLDYEARIVSFFNVTNHGSLIYKFSECQFSQTTYPYFNPWNCQYPITLCPPSS; this comes from the exons ATGGATTTTCCAGCACAGGCAAACATACAGAAGGATGTGACCTGCCCCATTTGCCTGGAGCTTCTGACAATGCCTCTGAGCCTGGATTGTGGCCACAGTTTCTGCCAGGCTTGCATCACTGCAAAGAGCATGGAGTCAGGAACCCATCAAGGAGAGGAAGGCACCTGCCCAGTGTGCCAGTGCAAATACCAGTTTTGGAATCTCCGACCTAATCAGCCACTGGCAAACATAGCGAAGAAAGTCAGGGAGAACATGAGCCCACAGAAACAAAAGCTCTGTGAGGTCCATGGAGAAAAACTCCTGACCTTCTGTAAGGAGGATGGGAAGGCCATTTGCCAGCACTGTGCCCAGTCTGCAGAGCACCGTGGTCATCAAATATTCTTCATAGAGAAGGTCATCAAGGAATATCAG GAGAAACTCCAGGCAGCTCTGAAGAAGCTGAGGAAGGAGCATACAAAAGTGGAGGAGTTGGAAGCTGACATCAAAGAGAAGAGAGTTTCCTGGAAG AATCATATGCAGAGCGAGAGACAAAGGATTCTGAAAGGGTTTAATGAAATGAGAGACATTCTGAACAGTGAGGAGAAGAAGGTGCTGCAAAAGCTGGAGGAAGATGAAGTGAATGTGCTGGATAACTTGATAGTGGCCAGAGACCAGTTTGCTCAGCAGAAGCAATGCTTGAGAGAGCTCATCTCAGACATTGAGCATCAGATATGGGGGTCGTCAGTAGACACAGTGCAG gATATGATTAATGTCATGAAAAG GAGTGAGAGCTGGACCTTGAAAAAGCCAAACATTGTTTCCAAGAAACTGAAGAGTACATTCCTAATTCCGGATCTGAGTGGGATGTTGCAAGTGTTTAAAG AGCTGACAGAAGTCCAATGCTACTGGG TGGACGTGATGTTGAAGCCAGTCAATGCTATTTCGAATATTACCATTTCTGCAGATAAAAGACAAGTAACAGTTGTGCACAACTTCCCACTTAAAAGTATATATCCATTTGATTTCTCTGCTTTTGATATTTTGGGCTGCCAACATTTCTCCTCAGGGAAGTACTACTGGGAAGTAGATGTGTCTGGGAAGATTGCCTGGATCCTAGGGGTGTACAGTAAAGGAAGAAGCCTCAAGAGAAAAGGggattctgggtttttttttgatCCAAAAGTAAATCATCTAGATGTTTACTCCAGATTCAAACCTCAACTTGGTTACTGGGTTATTGGGCTACAGAATGAATCTGAGTATAAGGTCTTTGAGGAGTCTTCCACTTCTGATTCCAAGGTTTTGACTCTTTTCATGCCTGTTCCTCCCTGTCGTATTGGGGTTTTCCTAGACTATGAAGCACGCATTGTCTCATTTTTCAATGTCACAAACCATGGGTCACTCATCTACAAGTTTTCTGAGTGTCAGTTTTCTCAGACTACTTATCCATATTTCAATCCTTGGAACTGTCAATACCCTATCACCCTGTGCCCACCGAGTTCCTGA